One window from the genome of Clupea harengus chromosome 19, Ch_v2.0.2, whole genome shotgun sequence encodes:
- the fbxl6 gene encoding F-box/LRR-repeat protein 6 isoform X1 yields MEGAGTLPEVESTSRNLPVETDVIANDQSTSEAASRGTLNRSNNRSALKRKRGSSTDSKSKPKVKRKKSKTTRTPRPNYTIEEGEDMLLIISNVNQSDSVWRPKRKGRKKNIKKLPKKKGQGKITETRKTKKHVRTTVIVDTQAQGSDPDHQVEPRVNVSLSGDDTDRWGQRLPVEVLVNIFQYVVHRDGAVPFLCRVSRVCRLWNDAASSPNLWRSVTMGFCWIEPGKSQLPKTEMRIKNTVNWMAQNRLSQLREFSLCHWKKNVDYVVQALSESCPQLSSLKLSHCTGVTDKAFQSLGSHCKQLECIDVQNTDVQGEGLVTFLETYGHQIRKIFFSYGSKSEKLLTVISKGCCPELRSLAVNTNLNTGFSQLAICIPALQIGCPKLQAFSMMNVMPRLKMIRNIPTSTPGFPLLEELCIATTSMSSFSDQDLNSLLHGSPRLRVLDLRGCSRVTPTALSALPCQDLECLFWGLYFNSTSVASSKNGLHLLTEKWSRTLRELDITNHAFSEEDLEIAMGHLALGEGAEALRSLNLTGTKLTSQALRLLIGHAVALNYLNLSSCRYLPRGMKKLYRGQEDIRQLLDKIE; encoded by the exons ATGGAAGGAGCCGGAACGCTGCCGGAGGTGGAATCCACTTCAAGAAACTTACCTGTAGAGACCGATGTTATCGCAAATGACCAGTCAACCAGTGAGGCGGCATCCAGAGGAACACTCAATAGATCAAACAACCGGAGCGCCCTCAAGAGAAAAAGGGGCTCCTCCACGGACTCAAAATCCAAGCCCAAAGTCAAGAGGAAAAAGTCCAAAACTACTCGGACGCCCAGACCTAACTACACAattgaggagggagaggacatGCTCCTGATCATATCCAATGTTAATCAAAGCGACAGCGTATGGCGGCCCAAGCGGAAGGGCCGCAAAAAGAACATTAAGAAACTGCCCAAGAAAAAAGGCCAAGGGAAAATCACCGAAACcaggaagacaaaaaaacatgtcagaACGACTGTCATAGTGGATACTCAAGCACAGGGCAGTGACCCTGATCATCAGGTTGAACCTCGGGTAAATGTCTCCCTCTCAGGTGATGACACTGACCGGTGGGGTCAGAGACTTCCAGTTGAGGTGCTGGTTAATATATTTCAGTACGTGGTTCATCGAGATGGGGCAGTGCCAttcctgtgcag GGTGTCTAGGGTATGTCGGTTGTGGAATGATGCTGCATCCAGCCCTAACCTGTGGCGAAGTGTTACCATGGGATTTTGCTGGATAGAACCTGGCAAGAGTCAGCTCCCCAAAACAGAGATGAGGATCAAGAACACTGTGAACTGGATGGCACAGAACAG ACTTTCTCAACTCAGGGAATTTTCACTTTGTCACTGGAAAAAGAATGTGGACTATGTTGTTCAG GCTCTGTCTGAATCCTGCCCTCAACTGAGCTCCCTCAAGCTGTCCCACTGTACAGGTGTGACTGACAAAGCCTTCCAGAGTCTGGGAAGCCACTGCAAGCAGCTGGAGTGCATAGATGTACAGAACACCGAT GTCCAGGGTGAAGGCCTTGTCACATTCCTGGAGACCTATGGCCATCAGATCCGGAAGATTTTCTTCAGCTATGGTTCAAAGAGCGAGAAATTGCTTACCGTCATATCA AAAGGCTGCTGTCCTGAACTTCGCTCACTGGCAGTCAATACAAATCTCAACACTGGATTCTCTCAGCTTGCCATCTGTATTCCAGCTTTACAGATTGGCTGTCCCAAACTCCAG GCTTTCAGTATGATGAACGTGATGCCAAGGCTCAAGATGATCCGGAACATTCCAACCTCCACGCCTGGCTTCCCTTTGTTGGAGGAGCTGTGCATCGCGACCACATCCATGTCCTCCTTCTCGGATCAGGACCTTAACAGTCTGCTCCACGGCTCCCCCCGGCTACGAGTGCTGGACCTGCGAGGGTGCTCTCGTGTGACCCCCACTGCCCTCTCTGCCCTGCCTTGTCAAG aTTTAGAGTGTCTGTTTTGGGGCCTCTACTTCAACAGCACATCAGTGGCATCTTCTAAAAACGGGCTGCACCTTCTAACAGAGAAGTGGAGCCGCACGCTACGCGAGCTGGACATCACCAACCATGCCTTCTCAGAGGAGGACCTGGAAATTGCCATGGGTCATCTGGCCCTGGGTGAGGGTGCAGAAGCCTTGCGCTCACTCAACCTCACTGGGACCAAACTCACCTCACAGGCCCTCAG GTTACTGATTGGTCATGCTGTTGCGCTGAACTACCTAAACCTGTCATCATGCCGCTACCTTCCCAGGGGGATGAAGAAATTGTACCGTGGCCAGGAGGACATACGCCAACTCCTGGACAAAATAGAATAG